The following are encoded together in the Tetrapisispora phaffii CBS 4417 chromosome 5, complete genome genome:
- the RRP45 gene encoding exosome non-catalytic core subunit RRP45 (similar to Saccharomyces cerevisiae RRP45 (YDR280W); ancestral locus Anc_5.289), translating into MAKEIITPVAESKFILDALKENQRLDGRSFDKFRDVDISFGKEYGDATVTLGKTKVQCRVSCSITQPYEDRPFEGLFIISTEMSPMAGPQFENGSNTGDDEVLCSRIIEKAIRRSGALDVEGLCIVAGSKCWAIRADVHVLDCDGGIIDASCLAVICALLHFRKPDVSILGEQVTVHPINEREPVALGILHIPICVTFSFFNPQDVEENIKGAGNNEIAIIDATLKEESLRDGVLTVTLNKNREVVQVSKAGGLPMDALSLMDCCHKAYDITERITDQILALIKEDSQKRNKFAQILSSENAR; encoded by the coding sequence ATGGCTAAAGAGATAATTACACCAGTGGCTGAATCTAAGTTCATCCTAGATGCATTAAAGGAAAACCAGAGATTGGATGGTCGTTCTTTTGATAAGTTTCGTGATGttgatatttcatttgGTAAAGAATATGGTGATGCGACTGTCACTCTAGGTAAGACAAAAGTGCAGTGTAGAGTAAGTTGCTCAATAACACAACCATATGAGGACAGACCATTTGAAGGtttgtttattatatcCACAGAGATGTCACCAATGGCAGGTCCACAATTTGAAAACGGTAGTAATACAGGCGATGATGAAGTTTTATGTTCAAGAATAATAGAGAAGGCTATCAGAAGATCTGGTGCCTTGGATGTCGAAGGCTTATGCATAGTGGCAGGCAGTAAATGTTGGGCTATTAGAGCAGATGTCCACGTCTTGGATTGCGATGGTGGTATCATTGATGCTTCGTGTCTTGCCGTCATTTGTGCATTATTACATTTTAGAAAACCAGATGTCTCTATACTGGGTGAACAAGTCACTGTGCATCCAATCAATGAAAGAGAACCTGTTGCATTAGGCATTCTTCATATTCCAATATGTGTTACCTTTTCATTCTTCAATCCACAAGAcgttgaagaaaatattaaaggtGCCGGGAATAATGAAATAGCAATCATAGACGCTACTTTGAAAGAAGAATCATTGAGAGACGGTGTCTTGACTGTAACGTTGAATAAAAACAGAGAAGTTGTACAGGTTTCAAAGGCAGGTGGTCTGCCAATGGATGCCTTGTCGTTAATGGATTGCTGTCATAAGGCATATGACATCACAGAAAGAATCACAGATCAAATATTAGCATTGATCAAAGAAGACTCacagaaaagaaataaatttgcACAAATACTAAGTTCCGAAAATGCCCGTTAA
- the DDE1 gene encoding Dde1p (similar to Saccharomyces cerevisiae YHR045W; ancestral locus Anc_5.287) has translation MALDLYLTLKLVATIIVVYFSSNWIIANVIFPLTRDLSDVSLLEQASISAVRKDNETAHYRNFLIPSNFPLTTGLNIALGYKFRNGNFGDVWNAILTNSDKNFIRFSNDSNKKYNLQEINSLAKLISKKHFSGNEYKQVGITVNISSLYGFIISLATMMATIRQGDVIPHFLSSVPRQKVDDLDVLVIDSWKSFKLLNGSLSWYKLLIVCDTLANKPHDLNSEIKVVCWDELVEDCKFDDNTFEYSSSDDKADDFKSFAYITSPSNETTCFAQMNLVSSIAAFFKIFPIGKELTSDDELAVAGSFTRSSLSIQLWNKVFAVLLVGGSVSFVNNYALSVSQPTLLFTGSEDLTPIAEKMEDTSNSSLFKKITLSWSTTLLSEGIFSKIAQTSTENSSNSLNKLRCIFLGEIQAKSNTISSMKSSIPRMKKGIRSTLTTIQLNKIRALFGSRVVAELYFPYMIMGPLAATNYYDYRVISNSVESAVSFHGALCTSLEAKFVATDENEHLDISSRQGMLCIRGFTIGKPYERTRLDNAIQLSEKVGGGEGWMPMVGIFGLFGHDGCLYTYN, from the coding sequence ATGGCTTTGGACTTGTATTTAACATTGAAACTTGTAGCGACAATCATCGTTGTCTATTTTTCATCGAATTGGATAATAGCTAATGTTATATTTCCATTGACAAGAGATTTAAGTGATGTCTCGTTATTAGAGCAAGCTAGTATTTCTGCTGTTCGTaaagataatgaaactGCTCACTAtagaaattttttgattccAAGCAATTTTCCATTAACTACAGGTTTGAATATTGCATTAGGTTATAAGTTTAGAAATGGTAATTTTGGTGATGTTTGGAACGCAATTTTAACTAATTctgataaaaatttcattagattctcaaatgattcaaacaaaaaatataatttacaGGAAATTAATTCCTTAgcaaaattaatttcaaagaaaCATTTCTCAGGAAATGAATATAAGCAGGTAGGTATCACTGTGAACATATCCTCCTTATATGGTTTTATTATCTCTTTGGCTACAATGATGGCTACAATTCGTCAAGGTGATGTTATCCCTCACTTCTTATCATCTGTTCCACGTCAAAAAGTAGATGATCTAGATGTGCTAGTGATTGACAGTTGGAaatcattcaaattattaaatggAAGTCTTTCATGGTATAAATTGCTTATAGTATGCGATACTCTCGCCAATAAACCTCATGATTTGAATTCTGAGATTAAAGTTGTATGCTGGGATGAATTGGTTGAGGATTGTaaatttgatgataataCTTTTGAATATAGTTCCTCTGATGATAAGGctgatgattttaaatcGTTTGCATATATCACATCTCCAAGTAATGAAACAACATGTTTTGCACAAATGAATTTGGTTAGTAGTATTGCTgcattctttaaaatttttccAATTGGGAAAGAACTAACCTCAGATGATGAACTAGCAGTAGCTGGCTCTTTTACCAGATCCTCTCTCTCTATTCAATTGTGGAATAAAGTGTTTGCAGTCCTACTAGTTGGTGGTTCCGTTTCTTTCGTCAACAATTATGCCTTGAGTGTCTCTCAACCAACTTTACTATTCACAGGCTCTGAAGACTTGACTCCAATTGCAGAAAAAATGGAGGACACTTCAAATTCTAGTCTATTTAAGAAAATAACGTTATCTTGGTCAACAACTTTACTGAGTGAAGGTATTTTCTCTAAGATAGCACAAACCAGCACCGAAAATTCctcaaattcattaaataagTTGAGATGCATATTTTTGGGTGAAATTCAAGCAAAATCAAACACTATTTCATCTATGAAGAGTTCTATTCCTCGAATGAAAAAAGGAATCAGATCAACATTAACTACTATTCAATTGAACAAGATTAGAGCATTATTTGGTTCAAGAGTTGTTGCAGAGCTTTATTTCCCATATATGATAATGGGTCCTCTTGCTGCAACAAATTATTATGATTATAGAGTTATATCCAATTCTGTTGAATCTGCAGTTTCATTCCATGGGGCTTTATGCACTTCTTTGGAGGCTAAATTTGTAGCCACTGACGAAAATGAACATTTAGATATATCTTCAAGACAAGGCATGTTATGTATTCGTGGTTTCACTATTGGTAAACCATATGAAAGAACTCGTTTAGATAATGCTATTCAGTTATCTGAAAAAGTTGGTGGAGGTGAAGGCTGGATGCCAATGGTTGGTATCTTTGGCTTGTTTGGTCACGATGGATGCCTATACACTTACAACTAA
- the DOG2 gene encoding 2-deoxyglucose-6-phosphatase (similar to Saccharomyces cerevisiae DOG2 (YHR043C)), giving the protein MPSISVDYCLFDLDGTIVSTTIAAERTWRSYCSKHGVDPEELFRVSHGSRTNEMLSRFFPNIDNTDNKAVKELELDLATNHLDTVTLIKGAEDLLLSLDKDTETGKPLKSRKWAIITSGSPYLAFSWFDSILKHVGKPDVFVTGFDVKVGKPDPEGYKKAAVELSEIWEKPAEDISKLQTVVFEDAPVGIMAGKAMGAKTIGITSSYDKSVLFEAGADYVVSDLRQVRVTQNSNDGKIILEITNPLSRD; this is encoded by the coding sequence ATGCCTTCCATTTCCGTCgattattgtttatttgatttagaTGGTACTATTGTAAGTACTACCATTGCTGCTGAACGTACTTGGAGAAGTTACTGTTCTAAACATGGTGTTGATCcagaagaattatttagGGTTTCTCATGGTAGTAGAACCAATGAAATGTTGAGTAGATTCTTCccaaatattgataacaCCGATAATAAAGCGGTCAAGGAACTAGAATTAGACTTGGCTACTAACCATTTGGACACTGTGACTTTGATTAAAGGTGCTGAAGACTTGTTGTTGTCGTTAGACAAGGATACCGAAACGGGTAAACCTTTAAAAAGTCGTAAATGGGCAATTATTACTTCTGGTTCTCCATATTTAGCCTTTTCATGGTTTGATTCTATTTTGAAGCACGTTGGGAAACCTGATGTTTTTGTCACTGGTTTCGATGTTAAAGTCGGTAAGCCTGATCCAGAGGGTTATAAGAAAGCTGCAGTTGAATTGAGTGAAATATGGGAGAAACCAGCTGAAgatatttctaaattaCAAACTGTTGTATTTGAAGATGCCCCAGTTGGAATTATGGCTGGTAAAGCCATGGGAGCTAAGACAATTGGTATCACTTCCTCATATGATAAATCTGTCCTGTTCGAGGCAGGTGCAGATTACGTAGTCTCGGATTTAAGACAAGTGAGAGTGACCCAAAATTCTAATGATggtaaaattattttagaGATCACAAATCCTTTGAGCAGGGATTAA
- the RNH202 gene encoding Rnh202p (similar to Saccharomyces cerevisiae RNH202 (YDR279W); ancestral locus Anc_5.288) yields MTVGTTKIILFTPKAFEEKKIDLAGFNLPHPSNIKTKPCLQLVKAVTSGDSPIDTVYSLKSHTFSKGSKINNSTDLANDIYHYTDDGVPLKSFILTNEKARSDAWILESGDVKYLQKFDLTYCLIGFYFKESISKSEAEYSKSVKQQLTVPNSKLETALNDQKKYLSLRDYKELLCEAHDENWCHVDENILQKALSNISEEINEAGDLYYQIKNDKIMDFISEKIGKIAKHFPKSLPLPNNLPENILECCKILMSLNLLISLIPKECYTKLLQYEGNSLIPSTVNIHKSHKEYIEYMNTNKDAMKEKELLLKAAMNVGLTGDQPVRKQINKITKKTVVSKPKVAQGKGAIDGFFKRTKK; encoded by the coding sequence ATGACAGTTGGCACTACGAAAATCATACTGTTCACTCCGAAGGCATTTgaagagaagaaaattGATTTAGCAGGGTTCAACCTGCCCCATCCATCTAATATTAAGACAAAACCATGTTTACAGCTAGTTAAGGCAGTAACTTCTGGGGATTCACCGATCGATACAGTTTATAGCCTGAAGTCACATACTTTTAGTAAAGGTTCGAAGATTAATAACAGTACAGACTTAGCTAATGATATTTATCACTATACTGACGATGGAGTTCCTTTGAAGTCATTTATACTGACCAACGAGAAGGCTAGATCAGATGCGTGGATTCTAGAGTCTGGGGACGTCAAATACTTGCAAAAATTTGACCTCACATACTGTTTGATTGGATtctattttaaagaaagtATTTCTAAATCTGAGGcagaatattcaaaaagtGTTAAACAACAATTAACTGTTCCTAATAGCAAGTTAGAAACTGCTCTGAATGATCAGAAAAAATACTTGAGCTTGAGGGATTATAAAGAGTTATTGTGTGAAGCACATGATGAGAATTGGTGCCATGTTGATGAgaatattcttcaaaagGCTTTAAGTAACATATCAGAAGAGATCAATGAAGCCGGAgatttatattatcaaatcaagaatgataaaattatgGACTTTATATCTGAGAAAATTGGGAAAATTGCAAAACATTTCCCAAAAAGTTTACCATTACCAAACAACCTTCCCGAAAATATACTTGAATgttgtaaaatattaatgtcATTGAATTTACTAATTTCATTGATTCCAAAAGAATGTTATACAAAGTTATTACAGTACGAAGGTAATAGTCTAATACCTTCAACGGTAAATATTCACAAATCTCATAAAGAATACATCGAGTATATGAACACAAATAAAGATGCTATGaaggaaaaagaattacTTCTTAAAGCAGCAATGAACGTAGGTTTGACTGGCGATCAACCTGTTAGAAAACAGATCAATAAAATCACAAAGAAGACGGTAGTATCAAAACCAAAAGTTGCTCAAGGTAAAGGTGCAATTGATGgctttttcaaaagaacaaaaaaataa
- the AAP1 gene encoding arginine/alanine aminopeptidase (similar to Saccharomyces cerevisiae AAP1 (YHR047C) and APE2 (YKL157W); ancestral locus Anc_5.285) translates to MYSLHLLYFCCIICFAFAFVNVLDTNVIPIHYNLLLYANMTSFETQGIVKIDVIVNNPAINVIRINSYKLGILGASLEGIKSTSIKINDEQQFIDIEFPSDTISPIKKLLKSKSVLEIIFQGKLSDDMLGFYRAQYKDKNTNTSEIIATTHMEPIYARRAFPCFDEPKLKATYSITLLSDPAYTHLSNMDVKESFMMENGLKVTKFNRSPKMSSYLVAFVVAKLEYIETNNFRVPVRVYTIPGHKEEGKYAATLAAETLKFFENVLKIRYPLPKLDNIAIPEFSAGAMENWGLITYRTSDLLLDKNSSTLKKIQRVTEVIQHEVAHQWFGNLVTMQEWGQLWLNEGFATWMSHFAMSKFYPFWNVEERSISETLRAAFSLDMLASSHPIEVNIDNESDIQQIFDAISYSKGSSLLKMISDKIGETAFITGISYYLKNNMYKTTNTSTLFKYLSFAANEDISYIREWTTKPGFPLISVVENKDNIILTQSKFLATTNTTISTNDILYPIPVQILTKDGERNITMKEQSMKIELNLERFIKINYNGSGFYVTKYSEERLNKLFSMINILSVSDQLSLLNDIYFLTVSGSLSTDKLINYLQYLKSSNSYLIWEMIYKIVISVKEVYKFDYHITNLLDKFVISMAAQKFYFLGWEISKDDSQDVKQLKIILFILLNNANDPIIEVVSKELYLNYKANITAKIPKAYITTLFEQCGKRGDIEDYEFLLKVYKDSDDLNIQQSALMSLGYFKESDLLHKTISMLLTDDVLKQDIHILMSGIRSSPEGTYQLWEWLKLNWVDILKRYPVGSSSLGSIVKLCTIGFVSQEQYSQIKYFFKDKSVITYSKLLDQSLEMIIIKSTWRDRDFMRLSNYLNNTNNIH, encoded by the exons ATGTATTCCCTCCATTTACTATACTTTTGTTGTATAAT ATGTTTTGCTTTCGCTTTCGTAAATGTACTGGATACTAATGTGATTCCAATTCattacaatttattattgtatGCTAATATGACGAGTTTCGAAACACAAGGTATTGTTAAAATTGACGTGATCGTTAATAATCCAGCCATAAACGTCATTAGAATTAATTCATATAAACTGGGTATATTAGGTGCATCTTTAGAAGGAATTAAATCAACCtctattaaaatcaatgatGAGCAACAATTTATAGATATCGAATTTCCATCAGATACTATAAGCccaattaaaaaattgttaaaaagTAAGTCTGTACTTGAGATCATATTTCAAGGGAAATTGAGTGATGATATGTTAGGATTCTATCGTGCACAATACAAAGacaaaaatacaaatacgAGTGAGATTATTGCAACAACACATATGGAGCCAATATATGCAAGAAGGGCTTTCCCATGCTTCGATGAACCAAAATTGAAGGCGACATATTCTATCACTTTATTATCGGACCCAGCATACACACACCTATCAAATATGGATGTGAAAGAGAGTTTCATGATGGAAAATGGCTTAAAAGTTACCAAATTTAATAGATCACCAAAAATGTCAAGTTACTTAGTAGCGTTTGTTGTAGCAAAATTGGAATATATAGAGACGAATAATTTTAGAGTTCCTGTAAGAGTATATACGATTCCAGGGCATAAAGAAGAAGGGAAATATGCTGCTACACTAGCTGCAGAGACATTGAAGTTTTTCGAAAATGTATTGAAGATCAGATATCCACTGCCAAAACTTGATAACATTGCAATTCCCGAGTTTTCTGCTGGTGCAATGGAGAATTGGGGTCTGATCACATATAGAACATCTGATCTATTACTTGATAAGAATTCATCGACTTTGAAAAAGATACAAAGAGTTACTGAAGTTATACAACATGAAGTGGCACACCAATGGTTTGGAAATTTAGTTACCATGCAAGAATGGGGTCAATTGTGGTTGAATGAAGGGTTTGCTACATGGATGTCACATTTTGCAATGAGTAAGTTTTATCCATTTTGGAATGTTGAAGAACGATCAATAAGCGAAACGCTACGAGCTGCTTTCTCTCTTGATATGTTAGCCTCATCACATCCAATTGAAGTTAATATTGACAATGAAAGTGACATACAACAAATATTCGATGCAATTTCATATTCAAAAGGCTCTTCtttgttaaaaatgatttctGATAAGATAGGTGAAACTGCTTTCATTACTGGAATCtcatattatttgaaaaataatatgtaCAAGACTACAAACACATCAACCttgttcaaatatttatcgTTTGCAGCAAATGAAGATATCTCTTATATCAGAGAATGGACCACCAAACCAGGGTTTCCACTCATATCTGTAGTAGAAAATAAGgataatatcattttaaCTCAATCTAAATTCTTAGCAACTACTAATACCACAATATCTACAAATGACATATTATACCCAATTCCtgttcaaatattaacGAAAGATGGAGAAAGGAATATCACAATGAAAGAGCAATCAATGAAGATTGAGTTAAATTTGGAACGCTTCATAAAGATTAATTATAATGGATCTGGATTTTATGTCACAAAGTATTCCGAAGAAcgattaaataaattattttctatgATTAACATTCTATCTGTCAGTGATCAACTTTCATTGCTAAATgacatttattttttgactGTCAGTGGTTCCTTATCTactgataaattaattaattatttacagTATTTGAAGTCATCTAACTCATATTTGATATGGGAaatgatatataaaattgtaatatCTGTTAAAGAGGTGTATAAATTTGATTACCATATCACAAATTTACTTGATAAATTTGTGATCTCCATGGCAGCTCAAAAATTCTATTTCTTAGGGTGGGAGATCAGTAAAGATGATTCACAGGATGTcaaacaattgaaaattatattattcataCTTTTGAACAATGCTAATGACCCAATTATCGAAGTTGTGTCTAAAGAgctttatttaaattataaagcAAATATAACTGCTAAGATCCCCAAGGCTTATATAACAACTCTTTTTGAACAATGTGGAAAACGAGGAGATATTGAAGACtatgaatttttattaaaagtgTATAAAGATTCAGATGATTTGAACATACAACAGTCTGCTCTAATGAGTCTAGGTTACTTTAAAGAAAGTGATCTACTTCATAAAACCATATCTATGTTACTAACTGATGATGTTTTAAAGCAAGACATTCATATATTGATGTCTGGGATTAGATCAAGTCCAGAAGGAACTTACCAATTATGGGAATGGTTAAAACTAAATTGGgtagatattttaaaaagatATCCAGTTGGTTCTTCCTCACTAGGATCAATTGTAAAACTCTGTACAATAGGCTTCGTATCACAAGAGCAATACAGtcaaatcaaatatttcttcaaagaTAAATCTGTAATCACTTATAGTAAACTGTTAGATCAATCTTTggaaatgataataataaaatcgACATGGAGAGATAGAGATTTCATGCGTCTGagtaattatttaaataatacaaataatattcactaa
- the INM1 gene encoding inositol monophosphate 1-phosphatase INM1 (similar to Saccharomyces cerevisiae INM1 (YHR046C); ancestral locus Anc_5.286), whose protein sequence is MTIDLNQIEKFISELVLDKVGPIIKKKSGSQQNYDLKTGSRRVDIVTEIDKEVEQLIWKTLKDEYPTFQFVGEEGYVEGVTEITNDPTFIVDPIDGTTNFVHDFPFSCTSIGLTISKVPVVGVIYNPHLDLLVTASKGNGVKVNGEQFDYTQKYQTMGPLVLNKSIVALQPGSAREGENFTCKMKTYQNLLAYEKGFVHGFRNLGSSAMTLAYITLGHLDSYWDGGCYSWDVCAGWCILTESGGRIVGANKGEWDIPVDNRTYLAVRGTANNDKETQEKYINDFWNCVEGKLKY, encoded by the coding sequence ATGACTATTGATTTGAAtcaaatagaaaaatttatCTCTGAGTTAGTGTTGGATAAAGTTGGTccaataattaaaaagaaatcagGTTCTCAACAAAATTATGATTTGAAAACTGGTTCGAGAAGAGTTGATATTGTAACAGAAATAGATAAAGAAGTTGAACAATTAATATGGAAAACGTTAAAGGATGAATATCCTACATTCCAATTTGTTGGTGAAGAGGGTTATGTTGAAGGTGTTACCGAGATTACAAATGATCCAACGTTCATTGTAGATCCAATAGATGGAACTACAAATTTTGTGCATGATTTCCCATTCAGTTGTACATCTATTGGTCTAACTATAAGTAAGGTTCCTGTTGTGGGTGTTATATACAATCCTCATCTTGATCTATTAGTAACAGCCTCAAAGGGTAACGGTGTGAAAGTTAACGGGGAACAATTTGATTATACCCAAAAGTATCAAACTATGGGACCATTAGTGTTGAATAAATCAATCGTGGCATTACAGCCAGGTTCTGCAAGAGaaggtgaaaatttcacATGTAAGATGAAAACatatcaaaatttgttAGCATATGAAAAAGGGTTTGTTCACGGTTTTAGAAACCTAGGGTCTTCTGCTATGACTTTAGCATATATCACATTAGGGCATTTAGACAGTTACTGGGATGGTGGCTGTTACTCATGGGACGTTTGCGCTGGTTGGTGTATTTTAACTGAAAGTGGCGGTCGTATTGTTGGAGCTAATAAAGGAGAATGGGATATTCCTGTTGATAATAGAACTTATTTGGCGGTGAGAGGTACTgctaataatgataaagagACTCAAGAAAAATACATAAATGACTTTTGGAACTGTGTTGAAGGGAAACTTAAGTATTAA
- the FSH1 gene encoding putative serine hydrolase (similar to Saccharomyces cerevisiae FSH1 (YHR049W); ancestral locus Anc_5.283), whose protein sequence is MSTTVPKLLFLHGFLQNGKVFSEKSSGIRKLLKKANVQCDYIDAPVILDKKDLPFEMDDEKWQATLDAEVNKAWFYHSSISKELDLSESIKFVSNYIKENGPYDGIVGFSQGAALSTILTNKITELVPNHPNFKVSLIISGYSFTEPDPENEGQLRITEKFQESFTPNTDSNTKLLFIYGESDQAVPSIRSKYLHDLYKSKLPTEKHDLLKSFPHPGGHMVPNKKDIIRPLVEEITSALTVTE, encoded by the coding sequence ATGAGTACTACTGTCCCTAAATTGCTATTTTTACATGGTTTCTTACAAAATGGTAAAGTTTTCTCTGAAAAATCTTCTGgtattagaaaattattgaagaaagcTAATGTTCAATGTGATTATATTGATGCTCCAGTGATCTTAGATAAAAAAGATCTTCCATTTGAGATGGATGATGAAAAATGGCAAGCTACTTTAGACGCTGAAGTTAATAAAGCTTGGTTTTAtcattcttcaatttctaaAGAATTGGATTTATCTGAATCCATTAAATTTGTTTCCAATTACATCAAAGAAAATGGTCCATACGATGGTATAGTTGGTTTCTCTCAAGGTGCTGCTCTATCTACTATTTTAACTAATAAAATCACTGAATTGGTTCCAAACCACCCAAACTTCAAAGTCAGTTTAATCATTTCCGGTTACTCCTTCACTGAACCAGATCCAGAAAACGAAGGTCAATTGAGAATCACAGAAAAGTTTCAAGAAAGTTTCACTCCAAACACAGATAGTAACAccaaattattatttatctaTGGTGAATCCGATCAGGCCGTCCCATCCATTAGATCCAAATACTTACATGACTTGTACAAGTCGAAACTACCAACCGAAAAACATGATCTATTGAAGTCATTTCCACATCCTGGTGGTCATATGGTTCCAAATAAGAAAGATATCATTAGACCACTTGTTGAAGAAATCACATCAGCATTAACTGTCACTGAGTAA